In Paenibacillus hexagrammi, the following are encoded in one genomic region:
- a CDS encoding TIGR01777 family oxidoreductase — MKIAIAGGTGFIGSRLISHLQNDGHEVFVISRRPSSGSAVPTITWKQFQDDSTDVIEVDAIVNLAGESINQRWTEQAKRRIIDSRLQAAKQIANWVQRMKAKPKVVVNASGMSIYGTSETEIFDEWSPHRDTDFLSHVVSLWEQAADQIQETRLVKIRVGIVLDRKEGAFPKMALPYKLGIGGKVGSGRQWMSWIHIEDMVRLIQFCIEREEVSGPVNATAPSPVTNAQFGQVLARTLRRPNLFPVPSFIFKLLFGELSVLLLEGQKVLPRTLLEHGFEFRFTTIEEALADIAGPQNKSFKNN; from the coding sequence ATGAAAATTGCTATAGCTGGCGGTACCGGATTTATTGGAAGCCGTCTGATCAGCCACTTGCAGAACGACGGTCATGAGGTATTTGTTATTTCTCGCCGTCCTTCAAGCGGCTCTGCCGTTCCAACTATAACCTGGAAGCAGTTTCAAGATGACTCCACGGACGTCATAGAAGTGGATGCGATTGTCAATCTGGCTGGGGAATCGATCAACCAGCGTTGGACGGAGCAAGCTAAGCGCAGAATTATAGATTCTCGGCTGCAGGCTGCAAAGCAAATTGCGAACTGGGTTCAACGCATGAAAGCGAAGCCTAAAGTTGTCGTGAATGCATCGGGTATGTCCATATACGGCACATCCGAGACAGAGATCTTCGATGAATGGAGTCCGCACCGCGACACAGATTTCTTATCCCATGTAGTCAGCCTGTGGGAGCAAGCTGCGGATCAAATTCAAGAAACTAGACTGGTGAAGATACGGGTAGGCATTGTGTTGGATCGCAAAGAGGGAGCTTTTCCAAAAATGGCTTTGCCCTATAAGCTAGGTATTGGCGGCAAAGTAGGCTCAGGGCGGCAATGGATGTCTTGGATTCATATTGAAGATATGGTCCGACTTATTCAGTTCTGTATCGAGCGGGAAGAAGTGTCAGGACCCGTTAACGCTACAGCGCCTAGTCCGGTCACGAACGCACAATTTGGGCAGGTACTCGCACGTACCTTGCGTAGGCCCAACCTTTTTCCAGTGCCTTCCTTTATTTTCAAGCTCCTATTCGGCGAATTGTCCGTGCTGCTGTTGGAAGGGCAGAAGGTACTTCCCCGTACCTTACTGGAGCACGGATTCGAATTTCGATTTACAACCATAGAAGAAGCCCTAGCAGATATCGCTGGGCCTCAGAACAAGTCATTTAAGAATAACTAA
- a CDS encoding glycine-rich domain-containing protein has product MFQFLFRKWRGSSKAAVKRGEKLAGFSSTKIKVQADQLPEQLGLLADIPLHMTVSKLEGSLPADFVERIQYRVQTEHPQMSDDEFACKWFELKRFFLMNALLKRTPMFSSAIDDIWHAMLMFTREYQRFGDQFVGEMIHHAPEREPKQMPGERAWFDWVYAHLFEFTPASSACWNGFFRYPLDKERTRLLLSASEEEIAESLFDMKKAENNQELLETITILVRKAVREARRSEESDTYDHTDLTDPIGLPGSMLGMAAAMMFFSIVDEGDYLTQMEALQPQEEEDPSYKASGCSSSGCTSLSGGEDFLWVRR; this is encoded by the coding sequence TTGTTTCAGTTCCTGTTCCGTAAATGGCGCGGTTCTTCAAAAGCTGCAGTCAAGCGTGGGGAGAAGCTTGCCGGTTTTTCTTCTACAAAAATAAAGGTTCAGGCAGATCAGCTGCCTGAACAGCTAGGACTCTTAGCGGATATTCCGCTGCACATGACAGTCAGCAAGCTCGAAGGTTCGCTTCCTGCCGACTTTGTGGAGCGTATTCAATATCGAGTGCAAACTGAGCATCCGCAGATGAGCGACGATGAGTTCGCATGCAAATGGTTTGAATTAAAACGCTTCTTTCTTATGAACGCGCTGCTCAAGCGAACTCCGATGTTCAGTAGCGCTATTGACGACATCTGGCATGCGATGCTGATGTTTACGCGAGAATACCAACGCTTCGGCGATCAGTTTGTCGGAGAGATGATTCATCATGCCCCCGAGCGGGAGCCGAAGCAGATGCCGGGTGAGCGTGCCTGGTTTGATTGGGTGTACGCTCACTTATTTGAATTCACTCCAGCCAGTTCGGCTTGCTGGAACGGTTTCTTTCGATATCCGCTCGACAAGGAACGGACGCGACTTCTGCTGTCAGCTAGCGAGGAGGAGATTGCCGAAAGTCTGTTTGATATGAAAAAAGCCGAGAATAATCAGGAATTGCTAGAGACAATTACGATTCTAGTAAGGAAGGCCGTCAGAGAGGCACGACGTTCGGAAGAAAGCGATACCTATGACCATACAGATTTGACTGATCCCATAGGGTTACCCGGCAGTATGCTGGGGATGGCTGCTGCAATGATGTTCTTTTCCATAGTTGATGAGGGGGACTACTTGACTCAAATGGAAGCTTTGCAGCCACAGGAAGAGGAAGATCCCTCTTATAAGGCGAGCGGTTGTTCTTCCTCAGGCTGCACAAGCTTGTCTGGAGGTGAAGACTTCCTCTGGGTCAGGAGATGA